The DNA sequence TCATCGTCAAAAGGCCACCCGAAGCTTGTTGCAAGACTCTTTTCCGAAGGCGATGCTCTTGAGCCCAACTCAATGGGTCTTTTCCAGAAGGCCAAGTTTCTTCTCGGATGGTTCTGGGTTGGGTTCGTCACGTTTCCCAGAATTGTCAAAGAAGCTGCGGTTCTCTTCTTTAAGCGCGGGCTTCACGTCTGGTATCGTCCGGAGCCGCTCAAGGAGAGCATGGGACGCTTGGCCGACAACATTGAAAAGCAACTGGAAGATGCATTCCGCCAGTATTTGCGTCATCTCGTTCAGCAGTCACCCGCCCCGATCACCGTCAAGTATATCCCAAGTGGAGTTGTTGGAGCTGCTGAAGAGGTCTTCAGTTCTTCGTCAGTGACAGGCTCATCAGCGACTGCGGAATCTGTCGAGATCAAGGTCCTCACGCCAGTCTTTTACTCGCGCTTCGTTCATTATGCACACGATTTCGAAGCTGTCTTTAGCGAGCTGGCCGAAAGCAGTACCCTTTGGGTTGATAAGCCAGAGCTTCTCCCAAAGATATTTCTGAAGAAGGCCTCACCACCGCTGCATGCGTCAATCCCTTTCGATTTCTTGTGCTTTCAGTTGATCAAAAGCCTCCGGAGTCGACCAGAAAAGATTGAGAGGCCATTGACATCGGCGGATCCGGTATCGTCGTCTTCGCAGGGTCTGGATATTCGGGATTTTCGCATTTCGTCGATGGATGCCTTTGTTATCGGACAAGGAGACACGTCACTAAAGAAGGCGTATAGAGCGGCTGTTCTTCGACTGTTTTTTGCTGACCGGATCGCCTTGGGCAATACTGACTTGCTTGGCATGATGGAACTTGGGGCAAGGGTGGGTGCGTCATGGGTTCTCGCGTCTCTCATCAACCAGGCGATCCGGAGGTTCTCATGATGGAGTGTTGCGCACACGATACGGGACGAAAGACATTCAAATATCGTCGGTTGCATTGGATAAGAAGACAGTCGACCTGAATCAACCCCCTGGCTCTTCGAACCCGCGACTTTCCGACCTGGCGTTAAGGTGGCGGAGGAAAAGATAACATATATCGACCAGAACCAGGGTCTCGATGCTGACCAACCGACTGATACCCTTTGttcctcgacggcgagctCGCCCCTTGATGCACAACTTTTGGAATCGGTATTGACGTAAGGATTCGGAATATCGCAAATCAGCCTGAATCGAGAGGTTCATGCGAGTCAGCCAATCAGCAACACGGACAGCCCTGGTCGATGAGCTCTCCACTGCCCCGCGACTTGCATCATGGCTTCTGATCAAGCAAACAGATGGAGTTGGTGGAGAGCTTTCTTTACAGGACTGGATGAGGAACGAGACTCTTGGATATCAAAGGATTACTCCCCTTGGACCGATATGACATACAATGGACGGAGCCGCCGCCTGGCCAATTCCAAATTTCTCCAATTCCAAATCTTTGTGTCTGGTTGCCCCGCTTTGTCCGTCCATCAATCTGCAGGCTTTCGCGATTAGAGGAATGACAAATTCCTCAGTCACACAGCGGTTTGCTCCTTTACGCTGAGCTTACTGCAGGGGGAGGGTTTTCTGCTGCATATGGGCGTTGGATGAGCTAACCGTGACGCTGTCCCGATGGCCCGAATAGCTGGGATGGGCTGGCTGACTACTGAATTAGCAACAATATCTGTAATACCATCCGTCAGATCACGAAATGAAGCTTTAACCTCCAACGTGGACATGGGACAGGGCTCGTTTGCCAGCTCGGAGCCATTGCCCATCCTGTTGCTTTGAGACCTGCAGCTCCCCGTCCGCCGTCCACCGTCCACGCCGTCTCACCCAATCGTCGATGGCTTGACGCCGCTCACTCGAGGGATCTGATCTTCCTCAACGTCATCCAATCGCAGCCCCACCAACGCCGAGCTCTCACCCCAACTCATAGGTACTGTACTGCACTGCGCCGTCACCCTCAGGTCTCACCTTGGGTAccagcgaggagaagagggtcgGTACTTGCCTTTTACCCCGCCGTGGCCCCTCTCGAAGCTGTTGGAGCTATAAACTCTGCTCTTCCCGCTCTCTTTGGACTTCAGTTTCTACCTCCATTGCTCAAGCATCCAGTTTATTTGATCTGTGACATATTCCACAGCTTCTTTATCTTATACACACCAACCACCGAGCTCCTTAACAATCATCATGCCTCTCGCCGGACACTGCCTCTGCAAGGCCGTCACCTACACGGTCGACATGGACGAGCCTCTCCTTGTTGGTTATGACCACTGTGACGACTGCCAGCGCCAGAGCGGTTCCACTTACTGTATGATTCCTCTGGAAATTGCCCCTCTGTGCGAATCTTGACCAAACTGACACCAATTCTCAGCCCTGGTTGCCGtcgtcaagaaggacaagctcACCATCAACGGCCCCGTCAAGACCTACTCCGGCAGCAAGGGATCCTCCGGCAAGATCGTCCACCGCCTCTTCTGCTCCGAGTGCGGTTCCCCCATCGCTCACGACCCCGATGCCGCCCCCGAGATCATTGCCCTCAAGGCTGGCACCTTTGAGTCTGAGCtgaagcagaagctcaagcccgTATGTACTACGAGTGATGGGGCTTTGACAATAGCTAACATGAAGTTAGGACACCGAGATTTGGACCGTTGGCAAGCTTCCCTTCTGCCAGGAGCACCTCGCCAAGCCCTTCACCCACATGCCCGAGTAAATATTGGTTCCTGCAgagtgatgatgttgatgacggtGTTTGATGGGGTGTTATGATTGTGGCTATTATTTTGGATGCAAAAACAGCTCCAAACTTAATGAGATGGTTGAtgaaagaaataaaaaaaagtcAATTATACATGTTTTCATGTTCAGAGTTTTGTGACTGTCATGTCGAAATGATAACTGCTGATGGTGAACGAAACGATATGAGAATTGCTTCTAAGTACTCATTCTATGATACAAAGTTATTCTCATAAGCCATGGCTGCGCAGCTGAGATTCATGTCATTAAGCGTGCCGCGAGGGTATCTAGCTAAATCATCTTACCATGGTCAAAAGTTACAGTCTATGTACGGACGCTTCATATCCCATCTTCATTGCCCAGTTCTCCATCCAAAAGGACTATCTTCATTAAAAGATGCTTTACACGAGGGCAAAGCACACAAAGGCCGCTGCGAGACCCGCCAGCATCATGGCCGGCTTCTCACGAACACTCACATCTGCCTTAGGGAACTCCTTCTGCACGCTTCCAGTCTGACTCGCCTGCACAGTAAAGCAGCTGGCCGTTCCGCAGTCGTATCCAGTCGGGCAGCATCCTGCTACGGGGCCGGCGCTCGCACCGCAGAGGAACCAGCCGTCTGCGCAGGTTGACGTGGGGCCCGGCGCCGGGGGCGCATCGGTCGCGAGGATCACAACAGTTACGCCGTCCGAAACGATGGTTGTCGACGGGGCCGGGCAGTCGTGCACATCGCAGTCCCGGTCGGTGCGGCAGCAGCCTCCGCCGTGGGTGGCGAGACAGCCGTAAAAGCCGGTCGGACAGCCCGTCTGGGTGTCGCCAGTCTCCGAGGTGTCGGTGACGGTTGTGCCTGTTGGACGGTAGGGCGGGGCGCCGGTGATGGAGCCCGTGGCTGTTGTTCTGCTCCGGGTCGTGGTCGTGGTCTCTTCTTCAGACTCGGTCGTTTCTTCGGCTTCAGTTGTTGTCTCTTCTTCTGAAGCCGTTACGACTTCGGTGGTTGTTTGTGTGGTGGGCTCTGCCGAGGGCCTCTCGGTGACGGTCAAGGTGACGACGACAGTGGAAGGGTTGCCTTCGATGATGGTCGTCCGAGTAGTCGTGATCGTTATCGGCGAGTTCGTTTGGGTAGAGCTCTGGACGGCGGTACTCGTTCGTGTTGCAGAAGCACTGGGGACGCCTAAACTTCAAGTCAGTACTCACGGGCAGAATGAATCGATGGTTCACTTACATCCAAGCCCTTCACAAACATAACCTGGAATACAGCATCCACCACCCAGCTCCTCTGAACAACTCGTAGCACCGGAAGGACAAGCGCCGACTCCTCCGCCGCAGGAAGCCCCGTTGGGACAGCATGCTACACCTCCCGCCACAGCATCCCCCACGTCGACGCAGTATGTCCCCTCCTGACAGCATTTGACCTCGGAGGCAATGTCGGAGCAACTGTTCATGCCCTCTGGACAAGAGGACCGCCTCTGCAGCAGAGCCAGGGCTTCGGCTGCCCGGCGCAGAACGCCATCCCGTGCCTCATCGCGGTGAGGCGCAAACGCCGGCCGGAAGCGCCGCTCGGTGCCGTTGAGCGCCAGGAACTCGTCGTCCTGCTCATCCAGGAATGACAccgcggcggcggcggcttctcGCGGGGAGAGGATGTGCAGCGGCGCAAATGCGAGGTGCTCGCGGAGGATCTTGTGGTTGGAGTTTGGCGggagcttcttcaaggctGTGGGCGCGGCGGGTTCGGCTGAAGCTTGGGAGAGGAGCACGATTAGAGAGGCCGGGAGAGCGAGCAAGGCTGATACGGATCGCATCGTGGTAGATTAAGATGCCGACTCTCAAAGCTGTTTGTATCTCCAAGCCGGAGGAGCTCTCTTTAGCTGCTGTGATCGTGGGGGGGGACTTGTTGGCTGCAGAATACGGGGCTAGGATGTATGCTCTTACACCACCGTGGATACAACCCTGGACCGCGTCAGCCCGAGGATAAATGAATGTGAGGGAAGCAAGCACAGTTCCTTTTCTATAAATACAGATACGAGATGGGGGACAAATCATGCGAGAGAGAGTACGtcaggctgctgctgatgtgGCATGGCTGCTCGGGCTCTCGCTATGGCTATGGCTCTTCTCGCTTTGGTAGGTAAACAATCCGGTGGCTGGGAGACGGGTAAGGGACGGGATGCGGTGAGGCCACAAGATGGGGGTACGTTGTGGAATTGAGGCGATCAAGGCTCTAATAGTTTAATGAGAACTTGAAATTCGACTCAACATAAAAAAAATCACAATTCGAGTCATGAGTCCGTTTAATGTGACGGTTGTTGATGCAGAGCCGTTGCAAGGTAAGAATTCTGACGGCGCGACGTCATGCAGGTCCCGGCCCAAACAGGCAAGTTTCCAGAACCACCATCTAGATCAACGACAAGACACTCCATAGGCGCTATGCTGTGCACGCTTATAGATCTATTTTCTTTAATCGTATTATACATCGTAATCATACATGGATGACATGCCTCCCGTATATCCAAGCGCCGCCCAGATGCTTTTCCGATCGTAGTAGTAGTCGTACATGAGTGTAGGTGAGTCGTCGTGAAGTGTTGTTACATGAAATGGTTGGTAGCTTAGAACATCATCTCGACATTCTCAGCCTTTGTTTCCTCCggtttcttctcctccggtttcttctcctcgggcttttcttcctcggacttcttctcctcagtcgtctcctccttgggcttgtccGCCTTTTCTAGTTCGGCCTCTTCCGCCTTGTTTTCCTCACCGCCCTCGCTGCTGAGCAACACCCCCTGCTTTTCAGCCTCAAcaggcttctcctctgcttcgacttggacttgaggcTCTGGGACCTCAACCGGGGCGTCAACCTGCACCGGCTTGGCTTCAACCAGGGGCTCCTTGACGAATGAGTGGCATAAGAGTCCTGCAGCAACGCTAACGTTCAAGCTGTCAATGCAGCTCCCCTGCACAAATCGAGGCACCGACAACTCGTAGTCGGCTGCTACCTTGAGTGGCTTCGGCAACCCGTGTCCTTCAttgccaaggacaagaagacaAGGATGCTCGTTGAGCGGGCTGTTGGCCTCGATAACATCTGTCGAGATGAACTTGTCTCCGTGCTTGCGGACCAATTTCCGGTCGGGAGGCGCCACGGCAGCAAACGTCTTCCAGCCGGCCTTGCTGGAGTCCTCGATGAACCTGAGCGGGTCATCGACTGTGAACAGTGAGATCTCCTCCACTGCGCCAGCTGCAGACTTGAGAGCCACGGGTGTCAACGTGGAAGATCCCCGGCTGGTGATGCCGACTGCATCAATACCAAGGTAGCTAGCCGTTCGGATGATACCTCCCAGGTTGCCAGGATCCATGATTTCGTTGAGCAAAAGCACAAAGGGCTTAGGCATGACGTCGTTGGCTCGTCGGAAGAAGCTTTCAGTGCcgttgatggcctcttcttccttggtctGGAAGTCAAGTTCCACATGGAAGCCCAGGCGAGCTGGAGTCTCCTCAAGCTTTCCCAGTGACCGGATGGGCAGCTGGGGCAATGGGGAAGCCTCAAGCACAAAGCCATTGTGAGGCCGTCCCATGCTCATCTTGTCCATCAGACGCTGCTCCTCGGTGGGCACGATGGTAATGGGGACGCCCTGCTTCTCGGCAAGCCGGGACAGGAACGTATTGTCCTTGTTGTCCCTGCGGTTCTCACCGCCATAAATGTACAGATTGTACAGCTTCCGCCTGCCCTGCTCGAGAGCTGCCTTCACCACCGACCTGCCGTAGAGGAATTGAGAGGCAGCGGTGGTATACTTGATTGTCATAggcatcatctccttcttgcgcCCGCGCTTTGGAGCTGATCCTTCGGCAGAGTCACCCTCCTGATCATTCCATCGGTCAGTACGGCCTCTGTCTTGGCGTGAGTGAGTGTCCCGATCCGATCGATCAAACCGTCTCTCGGATCGTGCAGCATCATAACCTGGCCGGGAATCGCGGTCTGATCGATCAAACCGTCTTTCGGACCTTGAAGCATCCTGAAATGATCGAGAGTCGTTATCTGATCGATCAGACCGTCTCTCGAACCGTGGAGATTCCTGATCTTGCCAACCGTTGGGATCTTGAAAGTCAAATTGCCGTCGTTCATTGCGGGTTTCGCGGAATGATCGCGGCTGGACGAACTGTTTGATGGGCAATTCGGCGGCCACATCCTTGAGGTCTCCATACTTCATTCGGTGCACAAAACTCTTTTGGCCAAACTCGTTTTCTGGATCTGCGAATCGCCTTCTCCGGGTGCGGCGGCCggtctcctcgtcgcctgcctcttcttttgccttcttctcttcctccttctttcgTAGCTTCTTCCTTAGCTTTTGCTCCTGGCGCCAAGACCTGGTGCCACCACTGTCCTGGGCCCTCGCATTGAACTTGTCCATGAACTCATCCCGACGGGTTGGGGTATCGCGGTGAATTGGAGGGGCCGCTGACCTTCGCCGAGCTCTTCTATCGAATGTTCCATGATCGCGCGATTCGGTCGAGTCCCTTGTAGGACGGCGAGATTCTCCAAACTGGGCTTTCTCCGAGTTGCGCATACCCCGATGGATAGCGGAAAGACTCTTTGCGCGGACCAAGATTCGAGAAGGGCATGGCTGAGGTGTAAAAAGGCCAGCAAGTGGCCGACGAAGGGCAGCTGCCCTCAATTGCACCGGATGAAACATGGCATAACGTGAGCCTGGCTATCAGACAGAGACTCTTTTGATGTGTGctggtggttgtggttgaaGATAGCCTCTGATGGAAATTCCACCCATGTTCGCTAGGAACTTTTTCTGCCGGGCCGTTGCAGGGGTCTTGCGGGCGGTGAGGCCCACTTCCAGTCTCTGATTGGTAGATATTTTCAAGATTCGCTTTAGCGCATCCGGGCTCGGCTCGTGTTAATGAGATTCGAGACAACGCGTTTGGCTACGACATCGCGTTTACCAAAGTAAACGAAAAACGACTAATAATCTTGCACTTCGCATCACGGCCTGACGATGATTTCTAGGCCTGGCTAGATATGCCTTCATGTCCGTTTTATTCTCCTTACAGTTTGTAATCATAGATCCCGGCCCCTGCCTTTCTGCAACTCCTCGCGAAACGAGGGTCCTCATGTACCCCACGTCCCCTCGACaacgactcgactcgaccGAATGCGCTGCCGGGAATGGACACCGATGATGTCTTCTACGAGCCCCTCGAGGGCTTCAACGCTGGGGGCGATCAGGATAACGAGATCGAGAGATCATTACAACGTCTCCTAGCAGATCtcaacgacgatgaagtCCCGAACCCGAACCCCGGGACGAATGATGCGTCTACTCCCGACCCAGAGTCGATTCTAGACTCAGTGCCCACGGTTGAACAGGAGGAGCACGAACAACAAACTCATGACCCGACCAGCGAGTCACAAGTCTCGATTCCGAAAATAGGTTACACGATTCAGGTTGCGATCCGTGAGATGCCACTGGAGAAACGCAAGGAATACTCTGTGGTCCGGAGCGAGATCGTCGAGTTTGTTTTCGGAGAGCTTCCACTCAAGCGCGTCCAGGCCAGTTATAAAGTCGAGTTCACAGATGGGAGGCAAGAATCGGTAGGTGAATATTCTTCATTCAAACAAGGGGTTGCACAATGCGATTGTTCATGAGTCTATCCTTGCGCTCACTCTCTTTGCGCGTGGCGGCTGGCCTACTTTAGCTCGAGGCAGCGCCGCAGCATGCAAACGGATTCCTCCGCACAATATCAAGAGCCCGCCTATTGTTCAATATTGCCCTTATTCACTGTTGCTGTTATAaacctcttctcctctttttcGCAGCCCCGCACATTCTCCTCTCATCGCATTTCTCCTACTCCTCCCCTTCATCCCTCCACTTTCGCGCGCTCACTTCAGCTCAAATCGCTAACTCAAGCTTGAGATACCCTTTACTGAACTCGTCGCCCTGGAGAACGGAAGAGCTGCCTTTGCTCGTTTTAACCAAGGACCTGGGCCTCTTGAGACCGACTCCATGGCTGGGTTACGGAAGCGAAAGcgcgagctcgaggatgagtGGGATTCTGACTCCGAGTCAGTTGCCTCTGATCCCATGGACATCGACGAcaacgaagaggaagaagaggaagaggaagaccAAGAGCTCATTCGTCACAGACGTGCACCCAGTCAACCAGTTCGACGTCTTCGCTCTCGGGAAACGACAAAGCAGATCTCTCGAAGCCCCTCCGTCCAGGTCACTAATGATGATCTGGATGACCTCCGAGAAGAACCCCCAGTCCCGACCAGATCACTCCGAACGCGCCAACCGAGACAGATGACCCTGACTAGCATGACCTTTAAGAACGGCGATGGTAGTCTGGACCAGGATGAATTGCTTCAAGACCTACccccagaggaggaagaggagggtgatgatgatttTATGCCCATCATTGTCTCGGACGTCTTACCCAAAAAAGGACGCCCCAACAAAGCACGTCAACGACCCAAGCGCCTCCTGAGTGCACGACACAAAGCAGCACGCCTTGCGACACGCCAGAAGTCTCATGACTCTGACATCGAATTCGAAGCCCCTCGACGTTCTTCAAGAGCCACCCGAACCACCGCCAACATGCAAGACGATGCCCTCATGGACGAGGATTCGTTCTACGTCGTCGATGAGAGGGTTCCAGGCCCAGCCAAGGTTATTTCAGTCAAGGAGGTCTTCCAACCGCTGCCTTCGGATTCAACATTCGTTACAATGCACATGGATAAGTGCCATACATGTGGTGGCTCGCGGAACAGGGGACAGATGGTTTACTGTCAAGGCTGCACCTTGTCGTACCACAAGAACTGTCTCTCGTTTCGCAGCGGACGGGAACACCAGGTCACCAAAGTTGGGGTGGACGACTTTGTGTTGCAGTGCAGGTACTGCATTGGCATCCCgatcaagaaggatgaaAATGCTCCCAAACACAGCATGTGTCAGGGCTGCAAGCGTGACGGCCGTGCCTGCGCAGCCTTTtccgagaagaagacgtctcgccaggaggagaagatgcgGGAACAAAACTATGGTGTTGACCCTATCTTCAAAGTTGCCCCTGACCTCCTGAACAACGACGAGATTGTGCTTTTCCGATGTGTTTCGTGCCATCGAGGTTGGCATGTTGAACACTTGCCGAGCCTTAGGGGGGACTCGATTGGTACAGATCTCAAGTCAGAGCGACTCAAAGATCATTCTATCGACTGGCAATGCCACGAGTGCGGGACAGCCAAGCACAAGATTCACCGCCTGGTGGCATGGCGACCTGTGGAAAGGGATCTCGCCAAGCAGGTTCCTCGACCGACATGGCATGATGTTAAGGAGGACGACAAGGAGTATCTCGTCAAGTGGGACACACGATCCTATAGTCACTGCACATGGAAGCCAGGTGCCTGGGTACATGGTGTGGCTGCTGCTACGATGCGCTCTGCCTTTGGGAAACGAGATGCTGAGCAAGatcttctcaaactcgacgAAAACGATGCAGTTCCAGACGAGTTCATCATGCCCgacatcatcctcaacgTCAAGATGCACTCTTCGATCCCCAGACCCAAGACGCGAGAAGATGAGCTTGCCAACATGAACAATGTGAGCAAGATCTTCGTCAAGttccaaggccttggctaTGACGATGTCGTCTGGGACGCACCACCAACAGAGGACATGGGCGATATCTACGCCGCCTTTGTGGAGGCATACTACGAATACGTCGAGGGCAAGTACTTCAAGTACGAGTCACAGCACAAGATCAGGGAACGTGTCAAGGCGTACAAGTCCGAACCTTTCGAGGAGATCAATGAGCAGCCTGCTGGCCTTAAGCGAGGCAAGCTCATGGGTTACCAGCTTGAGGGAGTGAATTGGCTGCTGGGCAATTATCACAATGGACGCAGTGTTGTTTTGGCTGATGAAATGGGTCTCGGCAAGACTGTCCAGGTCGTTGGCCTGGTCACTTCACTGATCCAGGATAGTCCAAGGGTAAGTCATATCCGCACATGTCAAGCCGTGGCGACAGTGTCATTAACATCATGATAGTGCTGGcccttcctcatcgtcgttcCCAATGCCACATGTCCCAACTGGCGCCGAGAGTTCAAGCAATGGGCCCCGGAGCTACGAGTTGTGGCGTATCACGGCGGAAAGGAGCCGCAAGCCCTCGCTCACAAGTACGAGCTGTTTCCGAACCAATCTGCGGACATGAAGGCCCACGTTGTCATCATGTCTTACGACTCAGCTCAAGACCCCGCGACTAAATCCATCTTCAAGTCGGTCAACTGGGCAGGACTCGTCGTTGACGAGGGTCAGCGACTGAAGAATGACCAGAACATACTCTACGGTGCTCTTCGTTCTATGAGGATCCCCTTTCGACTTCTCCTCACAGGCACTCCGCTCCAAAACAACAAGAGGGAACTGTTCAACCTACTTCAGTTCATCGACGAAAAGAAGAATGCCGAAGAGTTGGATGCAGAATATGCAGTCCTCGACAAAGAAACGCTACCACAGTTGCACAACGAAATCCGCCCCTACTTCCTCCGCCGCACCAAGGCAGGGGTGCTCAAGTTCTTGCCGCCCATGTCCCAAATCATTCTACCCGTCACGATGACGGTGATTCAGGAGAAACTCTCCAAGAGTATCATGGCCAAAAATCCagagctcatcaaggccatgtttTCCAACAGCAAGATGAACAAGAAGGAACGTGGAAGTCTCAACAACATCTTGATGCAACTACGAAAGTGTCTTTGCCATCCTTTCATGTATTCCGAGGCTATCGAGGAGAGACATCACGACCATACGGTGCTTCAGCGCAACTTGATTGAGGCATCAGCTAAGCTACTGTTGCTGCAGGTCATGCTTCCAAAGCTACAGGAGAAGGGTCACCGCGTGCTCATCTTCAGTCAGTTCCTACAGCAGCTGGACATTATTGAGGATTTCCTCGGTGGTCTCGGCTACGACTATCGTCGTCTCGATGGTAGCATTGGCAGTTTGGAGAAGCAGCGACGTATCGATGCGTTCAACGCACCTGGCTCGCCCATCTTTGCATTTCTGCTCTCAACAAGAGCTGGTGGTGTGGGAATTAACCTTGCAACCGCAGACACAGTAATCATCCTCGACCCCGACTTCAACCCACACCAAGACATCCAAGCTCTATCTCGTGCCCATCGAATTggacagaagaagaaggtcctCTGCTTTCAGCTAATGACAGTAGACTCTGTGGAAGAGCGAATCATGCAGatcggcaagaagaagatggctcTTGATCATGCCCTGATCGAAAGCATGGACGATGACGAACTTGCTGGAGATGATTTAGAATCGATTCTCAAGCACGGTGCCCAGGCGCTGTTCAGCGACAACTACGAGAAGAAGTCTATCCATTATGATTCTGCTGCGGTTGACGAGCTGCTGAACCGAACGCACATGGACGAagtcgacgaggacgaagatgcTGCCTTTTCCTACGCAAAGGTATGGTCTAACGAAAAGTCTGGATTCGAAGCAGGCCTCGCAACCGAAGAGACGAAGGAGCCAGAGGCCTTGAACTCGAGTGTGTGGGATCGTATTCTAGCTCAGCGAGAGGCCGAAGCAAAACAGCAAGCAGCTGCGAATCGCGAGGTCCTTGGACGAGGCGGCAGACGCCGACAGGTGAGTCGAAACAGATATGATGGTAGTATCGTCAGCTAACCACTTGTTCAGGCTATCAACTACAAGACGAATGCAATAGACACGGTACCCATTCTCGGTGATCTCGAACCCGAATCGTCAGACTCGTCTGATGACTTTGCCGGCGGAGACTCTGGAGAAGagtctgatgaggaggatggcacATCGGCCAAAGGTAAACGCCAAAAGAACTCTCCCAGTCAACTAGCAACCCCAGCCACGACACCTGTCAAGAAGACATTTCCAAGCAGCAGCATTAACAAGAAGAACGCGCAGACGCCGAAGAAGACGGGCCGATCAacctccaagcctccaacGCCCGCAACTCAAGGGCGCAGCAAGCCCTCGCCGAAAtccaccaagctcaacagcagcagcagcaagtcGGCCGGAAGTCCCGTCAAGAAACGCCAAACACCGTCAAGCACCAAGTCTCAAA is a window from the Fusarium keratoplasticum isolate Fu6.1 chromosome 5, whole genome shotgun sequence genome containing:
- a CDS encoding SpoU-sub-bind domain-containing protein; translated protein: MFHPVQLRAAALRRPLAGLFTPQPCPSRILVRAKSLSAIHRGMRNSEKAQFGESRRPTRDSTESRDHGTFDRRARRRSAAPPIHRDTPTRRDEFMDKFNARAQDSGGTRSWRQEQKLRKKLRKKEEEKKAKEEAGDEETGRRTRRRRFADPENEFGQKSFVHRMKYGDLKDVAAELPIKQFVQPRSFRETRNERRQFDFQDPNGWQDQESPRFERRSDRSDNDSRSFQDASRSERRFDRSDRDSRPGYDAARSERRFDRSDRDTHSRQDRGRTDRWNDQEGDSAEGSAPKRGRKKEMMPMTIKYTTAASQFLYGRSVVKAALEQGRRKLYNLYIYGGENRRDNKDNTFLSRLAEKQGVPITIVPTEEQRLMDKMSMGRPHNGFVLEASPLPQLPIRSLGKLEETPARLGFHVELDFQTKEEEAINGTESFFRRANDVMPKPFVLLLNEIMDPGNLGGIIRTASYLGIDAVGITSRGSSTLTPVALKSAAGAVEEISLFTVDDPLRFIEDSSKAGWKTFAAVAPPDRKLVRKHGDKFISTDVIEANSPLNEHPCLLVLGNEGHGLPKPLKVAADYELSVPRFVQGSCIDSLNVSVAAGLLCHSFVKEPLVEAKPVQVDAPVEVPEPQVQVEAEEKPVEAEKQGVLLSSEGGEENKAEEAELEKADKPKEETTEEKKSEEEKPEEKKPEEKKPEETKAENVEMMF